A region of the Paenibacillus sp. J23TS9 genome:
AAAGAAAATCAATTATGCAGGGAGGTAGGATCTTGGCTGTTATCAAAACGAACTCGGGGCAAACCAGGCTGCTCGCTCGTTTGATGAGGGCTGAAGCTGAAGGGGAAGGGAATCTTGGTATGCTGATGGTAGGTAACGTCGGCGTGAACCGCATCTTGGGAAACTGTTTGGATTTCAACAATATTCGCAGTATCCAGGATATGGTCTACCAAAGTCCAGGCGGTTTTGAAGCTCCGCAGAAGGGGTATTTTTATCAAAAGGCCAGGGATCAGGATATCAGGTTAGCTGAGCGCGCCATTAACGGTGAACGGTATTGGCCGGCTTCCAACGCATTGTGGTTTTTCCGTCCCACAGCTGAATGCCCGGCAACCTGGTACAATCAGGCGAATACGGGACGTTTTAAGGCACACTGCTTTTTCAGCCCTTCGAGTGAGAATTGCCCGAATGTGTATTAATTGAAGTGTGCGTAATTCCGAAATGTACTTATAAGGAGGATTATATGGTATGATGCCTCAACCTTTTCGTCCGGCTGCGTATAATATGGGAAATGGATATCCTGGTTTATCCGGAGGCGGCCAAGGCATGCCCGGAAGTATGACCATGGGAAGTATGGGCGGAATGGGATCCGTCCCTCCGCAAGTAACCAGCGGCAGTCCGATGGGTCCGATGGGAACGGTTATGCAAGCACCCCAGCAACCGCAATTCGAGCAATCTTACATTGAGAATATTCTGCGTTTGAACCTGGGGAAAACCGGAACCTTCTACATGACTTATGAAAACAACTCCCAATGGAATGCAAAAGTATTCACGGGAGTGATTGAAGCCGCAGGACGGGATCACATTATTATTTCGGAAAGATCGACAGGCCAGCGTATCGTTCTGCTGACTCTTAATCTCGATTACATTACATTTAACGAACCGCTCATATACCAGTATCCAGGTGTTATTGGAAACCCTGGTCAAGGTCGTTAAAGACATTATTTACTTACGATGAATCCATTTCATAACTCACTAAAACGATAAAATTGAAACTATATATAGACCAATAAAACCCTTTGGATCTATATATAGCCTTGATTGAAGCAGCCTAAGGTTTTATGAAATTGATTCGATATAAAATAATTTGTTGAAAAAAGCCGAAAAGGCCGTCTTTGCTGTCATAAATGACAGGGGACGGCTCTTTTAGCCTGTTAACCGGAGGTTTGCTTAAAAAACCATCCGGTCCCTGTAAAATACAGTCATACCTTGCTGTTTGACTGTGTAGTGTATAATTATATAATTAAAGATATGCAGCAAAATCATACACAGAGATAGGAGATGGATCCATTGGGAAGTTGACGGTGAACCCTTCATACATGCCTGGCATGGCTTACAACTTTACAATACGAAGGAGGTGTACCTATTTGCCGGTTAAGAAATACGGTGAATAGGAAGAAGATTGACTGACCCCTTACCGAGTTTGATGAATTTGATTTGGGTAGTGGTATTGGTAATACTGAATGGTTTTTTTGTATCCGCGGAATTCGCAATGGTGAAAATACGGAGCAGCCGTGTGGAAACCATGGTTGACGAAGGACGTAAAGGCGCATTATTCGCACAAAAAATCGTAAATAACCTGGATGCCTATTTATCTGCTTGTCAGCTAGGCATCACGCTCGCATCACTCGGACTTGGATGGCTTGGAGAACCTGCCATAGCAAGTCTCGTTAGACCTCTGATACATGCCTTGGGCTTTGGAGAAGCCGCTGTACACGGCATTGCCGTGGTCATTGCTTTTCTGCTGATTACGATTCTGCACATCGTACTTGGAGAATTGGCGCCCAAATCGATGGCGATCCGCAAGGCGGAAACTGTCGTCCTGATGTCGGCCGCTCCAATGGTGTATTTCAATAAGCTAATGTATCCTTTCATCTGGGTATTAAACGGACTCGCTAATGCTTTATTGCGCATGCTGCGCATCGCACCGGCTTCAGAATCGGATTCCGCCCATACGGAGGAAGAAATCCGGGTTCTGATGAAGGAAAGCAACAAAAACGGACTTATCGATAATACGGAGCTCGCACTGGTTGATAATATCTTCGATTTTGCCGAAACAACCGGTCGTGAGATTATGATTCCCCGTACGGAAATGATATGTTTGAATACACAAATGTCCCGGGAAGAAAATCTTGAGATTGCTTATGAAGGCATGAGAACCCGTTATCCTGTTTGTGATGGTGATAAGGATCACATTATCGGTTTTATTCATATTAAAGATTTGCTGCGTTCCACGGCGACTGAATACAATACTTTAATTCGTCCGATCCTTGCTGTACCGGAATCCATTCAGATCAGCGCTTTGCTGAAGCTGATGCAGCGGGGTAAGACTCAGATTGCCATCCTGATTGATGAGTATGGTGGCACATCCGGGCTTGTTACCCTGGAAGACATTATGGAAGAAATCGTCGGTGAAATCCAGGATGAGTTTGATGAAGAGCGTCCTGGAGTTGAAATGATTCATGAGAATGAATATTCGATTGACGGATTAATGCTCATTGATGAAGTGAACGACCGGTTCGGACTTGAACTGGACACGACGGACTACGATACTGTCGGCGGCTGGTTATATTCCCGTGTTGAGGCGATTCCTCCACAAAAGGGACAATCGGCTGAGCTCGATGGTCATATTTTCATAGTGGAAGAAACCGATCATAAGCGCATAGCAAGGATTAAGCTGCTGAAACCCCAATTGATGGTGGAGGAAGCGGGCGCATAAAGTGTAAAATATAAAAAGGAGACACGATGCAGTTTGCATCGTGTCTTTTCGTATTACGGATTATGAAGAAGAAATTGGAGCGGATTCGGGCCTGTTTTGAGGCGATGATAACACAATTTTATATAGCATTTGATAGAAAGGGATGGAATGCGCTAAAATGATCACGTTATAATATATTCAATTTGATAAAAAGAACTAAAGATGCATCGAGCCATTTCATCCATTGCAGCATAAATAAGGGGTTTTGGCATGTGGGTAACATAAACTTTAGTTCAATGTAGATTGAAGGGAGGATAAAGAGATTGAATTATAGCTTGGATATAAAATTCGAACCCGTTCATGAATTTATGAACAGCCTGCATTCCTACATATGCCGCAAATCACACAAAAAAATAGACCTCGCCCCTTGTTGGGCCATCGAAACCAAAGAAAAGCTAACACCTGAATTTGCCCAAACGCTTGATGACATGCTGATTAACGGAGACTGGAGTTTTGCCTATCTAATGGCGTTCCTTGTTCCAGAGGGCCTTGGTGTAGATGGTTTTTTATCTTGGTTTAGGCAATTAAGCATTCATCAACTTATTGAGCTATTCGAAGCAAATGGTAATGAATTCCCTGAGGATGACATTGAAGTTTTTCAGGAAAAAACAAGCTCCATGTTTCAGCAATGGTACGAGCAATATTTTAGATTTGTAGATCAGGAGATTCTGACTGCGCTCGAAAAAGAAAAAGTGGCGAGAGTCAACCGTCTGATTGAAGTTCAAGGAGAAGAGTTTGTAGACGAAACAACAAATGGAATGATCTTTAAACCAATACCTGGCGTGCAGGAGCTGCTTCTGGTTCCTCAGTATCATTTTCAACCGCTCAATATCGTTTCTCAATATGGTTCCAAGCTGATCTGTCATTATAACGCTCGAATTTATTTGGGGGATGAGGAACTGATTCCAACGCATGATCTGCGAACACTTCGGAGTCTTGGGGAGAAAAACCGTTTGAAAATTTTAAGGTTCCTGCATAAAGGTCCCCGTACATTCACCGAAATTGTGAGTCATCTTAAGCTATCCAAAGGAATCACCCACGATCACATCTCGAAGCTTCGCAGCGCAGGGGTGCTATATGCGCATTTTGAAGGGGAAAACCTGACGGAATACAGTCTGAGAAAACGTGCGCTCTATCAGGTTCAAGAGCGATTGATGCACTATATCGAGGAAGGATAATATTATAAGATATCACATGAGATAAGGCCTCCTGATTTGCTATTTGGCAAGCAGGGAGGTCTTTTTAATGTTCTCATTTTTCAATCGGATCAAGTAGTTCTTCAGGAGCACTTTTCACAAATAGAAAAAGTTACAGAAAATTACTCTGAATTATTTTCAGAAAACTTTTTAAGTTCTCTATTTACAGAACTACAAATGGTTTCTATAATAAACATTAATCAATGGTATCTTAAATCATACTTATCTTATAGGAATGATTAGTAAATCGGAAAAATAGGAGGTTGTTCTTTATGAAAAAAGGCGTTTATTTATTAACATCACTACTCATTGTTGGTTCCCTGGTGCTCTCGGCATGCTCGGATCAAAAGGATACGGCGTCATCCGGCAGTACAACACAAACCGAACAAGGCTCGAA
Encoded here:
- a CDS encoding cell wall hydrolase, translated to MAVIKTNSGQTRLLARLMRAEAEGEGNLGMLMVGNVGVNRILGNCLDFNNIRSIQDMVYQSPGGFEAPQKGYFYQKARDQDIRLAERAINGERYWPASNALWFFRPTAECPATWYNQANTGRFKAHCFFSPSSENCPNVY
- the gerQ gene encoding spore coat protein GerQ, whose amino-acid sequence is MMPQPFRPAAYNMGNGYPGLSGGGQGMPGSMTMGSMGGMGSVPPQVTSGSPMGPMGTVMQAPQQPQFEQSYIENILRLNLGKTGTFYMTYENNSQWNAKVFTGVIEAAGRDHIIISERSTGQRIVLLTLNLDYITFNEPLIYQYPGVIGNPGQGR
- a CDS encoding hemolysin family protein, which translates into the protein MNLIWVVVLVILNGFFVSAEFAMVKIRSSRVETMVDEGRKGALFAQKIVNNLDAYLSACQLGITLASLGLGWLGEPAIASLVRPLIHALGFGEAAVHGIAVVIAFLLITILHIVLGELAPKSMAIRKAETVVLMSAAPMVYFNKLMYPFIWVLNGLANALLRMLRIAPASESDSAHTEEEIRVLMKESNKNGLIDNTELALVDNIFDFAETTGREIMIPRTEMICLNTQMSREENLEIAYEGMRTRYPVCDGDKDHIIGFIHIKDLLRSTATEYNTLIRPILAVPESIQISALLKLMQRGKTQIAILIDEYGGTSGLVTLEDIMEEIVGEIQDEFDEERPGVEMIHENEYSIDGLMLIDEVNDRFGLELDTTDYDTVGGWLYSRVEAIPPQKGQSAELDGHIFIVEETDHKRIARIKLLKPQLMVEEAGA
- a CDS encoding helix-turn-helix transcriptional regulator, which gives rise to MNYSLDIKFEPVHEFMNSLHSYICRKSHKKIDLAPCWAIETKEKLTPEFAQTLDDMLINGDWSFAYLMAFLVPEGLGVDGFLSWFRQLSIHQLIELFEANGNEFPEDDIEVFQEKTSSMFQQWYEQYFRFVDQEILTALEKEKVARVNRLIEVQGEEFVDETTNGMIFKPIPGVQELLLVPQYHFQPLNIVSQYGSKLICHYNARIYLGDEELIPTHDLRTLRSLGEKNRLKILRFLHKGPRTFTEIVSHLKLSKGITHDHISKLRSAGVLYAHFEGENLTEYSLRKRALYQVQERLMHYIEEG